A single region of the Xiphophorus maculatus strain JP 163 A chromosome 3, X_maculatus-5.0-male, whole genome shotgun sequence genome encodes:
- the iffo1 gene encoding intermediate filament family orphan 1 isoform X3 produces the protein MPDLQRFSFKYHSMNPLLGANTHLQQHPQQSQAPGHPDSPSALLPEAAFGAPDPASLLLGDQAAPGPDQPGHPQTSPYLHHTHSGPYQHRAAPPSQQQQHPPAAMALRNDLGSNISVLKTLNLRFRCFLAKVHELERRNKILEKQLQQALDVNKGCQSGCCENKLHTQEAGVQTGFVGTIPLRPGSLPFHNTNNSARRPTSLFPPSFATTYPPAGSENSSSTQTSGTCNPAITISQASPCVDSPGSNKTTQSCSTNPPPRFLPGTIWSYNHTRKFGPGAERLPSPGVSWMHPDGVGVQIDTITPEIRALYNVLAKVKRERDEYKRRWEEEYTMRMDLQQKIADLQEDLQESEGCQDELALRVQQLKAELVLFKGLMSNNLSELDTKIQEKAMKVDMDICRRIDITARLCDVAQQRNCEDVIQMYQVPNNQSSLSIRRKPTPLSFNGSECDESVSTSEGEVGVAKEEEHFGSSANQINEEMQRMLTQLRECEFEDDCDSLAWEETEETLLLWEDFPGCTLPPDPTHPPGEDCLEKVINDTECLFKSREKEYQETIDQIELELATAKSDMNRHLHEYMEMCSMKRGLDVQMETCRRLITQSGDSNPVVPSEESDQRDTDRSSCSPPSSSSNGRS, from the exons ATGCCAGATCTGCAGCGCTTTAGTTTTAAATACCATAGCATGAATCCTTTGTTGGGGGCCAACACGCATCTCCAGCAGCACCCCCAGCAGAGCCAGGCCCCCGGACACCCGGACTCCCCCTCCGCCCTTCTCCCCGAAGCCGCGTTCGGCGCACCGGACCCGGCCTCTCTTCTCCTGGGTGATCAGGCCGCCCCGGGGCCCGATCAGCCGGGACATCCGCAGACCTCCCCTTACCTCCACCACACCCACAGCGGCCCCTACCAGCACCGCGCAGCCCCGCCgtcgcagcagcagcagcaccccCCTGCAGCCATGGCCCTTAGGAACGACCTGGGCTCCAACATCAGCGTACTCAAGACCCTCAACCTGCGGTTCCGATGCTTTCTGGCCAAAGTGCACGAACTGGAGCGGAGGAATAAGATACtggagaagcagctgcagcaggcgcTGGATGTCAACAAGGGCTGTCAGAGTGGATGCTGTGAGAACAAGCTGCACACCCAGGAGGCCGGGGTGCAGACTGGGTTTGTAGGGACCATCCCGCTCAGGCCGGGCTCTCTTCCCTTCCACAACACCAACAACTCAGCAAGGAGGCCCACAAGCCTGTTCCCACCTTCTTTTGCAACAACCTACCCACCAGCAGGCTCTGAAAACTCCAGCTCAACCCAAACCAGTGGCACCTGTAACCCAGCCATCACCATCAGCCAGGCCTCACCGTGTGTGGACTCTCCAGGGTCAAATAAAACAACCCAAAGCTGCTCCACCAACCCTCCTCCACGGTTCCTCCCGGGGACCATCTGGTCTTACAACCACACTCGTAAGTTTGGTCCCGGGGCAGAGCGCCTGCCAAGCCCCGGGGTGTCCTGGATGCACCCGGATGGAGTCGGGGTCCAGATTGACACCATCACCCCTGAGATTCGAGCGCTCTACAACGTCCTGGCCAAGGTGAAGCGCGAGAGAGACGAGTACAAACGAAG atGGGAGGAAGAATACACAATGAGGATGGACCTGCAGCAGAAGATTGCAGATCTTCAAGAG GACCTGCAGGAGAGTGAAGGTTGTCAGGACGAGCTGGCTCTCAGGGTGCAGCAGCTGAAGGCGGAGCTGGTTCTCTTCAAAGGCCTCATGAGCAAT AATTTGTCTGAGTTGGACACCAAAATCCAGGAGAAAGCCATGAAAGTGGACATGGACATCTGCAGACGAATCGACATCACAGCTCGACTGTGTGACGTCGCGCAGCAGAGGAACTGTGAAGACGTGATCCAAATGTACCAG GTTCCAAACAACCAATCATCTCTGAGTATCCGGCGCAAGCCGACGCCCCTGTCCTTTAACGGGAGTGAATGTGACGAATCCGTCAGCACCTCTGAAGGCGAAGTGGGCGTGGCTAAAGAAGAGGAGCACTTTGGAtcttcagccaatcagatcaaCGAGGAGATGCAGAGGATGCTGACTCAGCT ACGTGAATGTGAATTTGAGGATGACTGCGATAGTCTGGCCTGGGAGGAGACTGAGGAGACTCTGCTTCTTTGGGAGGATTTCCCAGGATGCACTCTGCCTCCAGATCCGACCCATCCCCCAGGAGAG GACTGTCTGGAAAAGGTGATTAATGACACAGAGTGTCTGTTCAAGTCCCGCGAGAAGGAATACCAAGAGACAATTGACCAGATTGag CTGGAATTGGCCACAGCCAAGAGCGACATGAACCGACACCTGCATGAGTACATGGAGATGTGCTCGATGAAGAGAGGCCTGGATGTTCAGATGGAGACCTGCAGGAGGCTCATCACTCAGAGTGGAGACAg TAATCCTGTCGTACCGTCAGAGGAGAGCGACCAGAGAGACACCGACAGGTCTTCATGCTCCCCGCCCTCTTCGTCGAGCAACGGGAGATCTTGA
- the iffo1 gene encoding intermediate filament family orphan 1 isoform X4 produces the protein MPDLQRFSFKYHSMNPLLGANTHLQQHPQQSQAPGHPDSPSALLPEAAFGAPDPASLLLGDQAAPGPDQPGHPQTSPYLHHTHSGPYQHRAAPPSQQQQHPPAAMALRNDLGSNISVLKTLNLRFRCFLAKVHELERRNKILEKQLQQALDVNKGCQSGCCENKLHTQEAGVQTGFVGTIPLRPGSLPFHNTNNSARRPTSLFPPSFATTYPPAGSENSSSTQTSGTCNPAITISQASPCVDSPGSNKTTQSCSTNPPPRFLPGTIWSYNHTRKFGPGAERLPSPGVSWMHPDGVGVQIDTITPEIRALYNVLAKVKRERDEYKRRWEEEYTMRMDLQQKIADLQEDLQESEGCQDELALRVQQLKAELVLFKGLMSNNLSELDTKIQEKAMKVDMDICRRIDITARLCDVAQQRNCEDVIQMYQVPNNQSSLSIRRKPTPLSFNGSECDESVSTSEGEVGVAKEEEHFGSSANQINEEMQRMLTQLRECEFEDDCDSLAWEETEETLLLWEDFPGCTLPPDPTHPPGELELATAKSDMNRHLHEYMEMCSMKRGLDVQMETCRRLITQSGDSNPVVPSEESDQRDTDRSSCSPPSSSSNGRS, from the exons ATGCCAGATCTGCAGCGCTTTAGTTTTAAATACCATAGCATGAATCCTTTGTTGGGGGCCAACACGCATCTCCAGCAGCACCCCCAGCAGAGCCAGGCCCCCGGACACCCGGACTCCCCCTCCGCCCTTCTCCCCGAAGCCGCGTTCGGCGCACCGGACCCGGCCTCTCTTCTCCTGGGTGATCAGGCCGCCCCGGGGCCCGATCAGCCGGGACATCCGCAGACCTCCCCTTACCTCCACCACACCCACAGCGGCCCCTACCAGCACCGCGCAGCCCCGCCgtcgcagcagcagcagcaccccCCTGCAGCCATGGCCCTTAGGAACGACCTGGGCTCCAACATCAGCGTACTCAAGACCCTCAACCTGCGGTTCCGATGCTTTCTGGCCAAAGTGCACGAACTGGAGCGGAGGAATAAGATACtggagaagcagctgcagcaggcgcTGGATGTCAACAAGGGCTGTCAGAGTGGATGCTGTGAGAACAAGCTGCACACCCAGGAGGCCGGGGTGCAGACTGGGTTTGTAGGGACCATCCCGCTCAGGCCGGGCTCTCTTCCCTTCCACAACACCAACAACTCAGCAAGGAGGCCCACAAGCCTGTTCCCACCTTCTTTTGCAACAACCTACCCACCAGCAGGCTCTGAAAACTCCAGCTCAACCCAAACCAGTGGCACCTGTAACCCAGCCATCACCATCAGCCAGGCCTCACCGTGTGTGGACTCTCCAGGGTCAAATAAAACAACCCAAAGCTGCTCCACCAACCCTCCTCCACGGTTCCTCCCGGGGACCATCTGGTCTTACAACCACACTCGTAAGTTTGGTCCCGGGGCAGAGCGCCTGCCAAGCCCCGGGGTGTCCTGGATGCACCCGGATGGAGTCGGGGTCCAGATTGACACCATCACCCCTGAGATTCGAGCGCTCTACAACGTCCTGGCCAAGGTGAAGCGCGAGAGAGACGAGTACAAACGAAG atGGGAGGAAGAATACACAATGAGGATGGACCTGCAGCAGAAGATTGCAGATCTTCAAGAG GACCTGCAGGAGAGTGAAGGTTGTCAGGACGAGCTGGCTCTCAGGGTGCAGCAGCTGAAGGCGGAGCTGGTTCTCTTCAAAGGCCTCATGAGCAAT AATTTGTCTGAGTTGGACACCAAAATCCAGGAGAAAGCCATGAAAGTGGACATGGACATCTGCAGACGAATCGACATCACAGCTCGACTGTGTGACGTCGCGCAGCAGAGGAACTGTGAAGACGTGATCCAAATGTACCAG GTTCCAAACAACCAATCATCTCTGAGTATCCGGCGCAAGCCGACGCCCCTGTCCTTTAACGGGAGTGAATGTGACGAATCCGTCAGCACCTCTGAAGGCGAAGTGGGCGTGGCTAAAGAAGAGGAGCACTTTGGAtcttcagccaatcagatcaaCGAGGAGATGCAGAGGATGCTGACTCAGCT ACGTGAATGTGAATTTGAGGATGACTGCGATAGTCTGGCCTGGGAGGAGACTGAGGAGACTCTGCTTCTTTGGGAGGATTTCCCAGGATGCACTCTGCCTCCAGATCCGACCCATCCCCCAGGAGAG CTGGAATTGGCCACAGCCAAGAGCGACATGAACCGACACCTGCATGAGTACATGGAGATGTGCTCGATGAAGAGAGGCCTGGATGTTCAGATGGAGACCTGCAGGAGGCTCATCACTCAGAGTGGAGACAg TAATCCTGTCGTACCGTCAGAGGAGAGCGACCAGAGAGACACCGACAGGTCTTCATGCTCCCCGCCCTCTTCGTCGAGCAACGGGAGATCTTGA
- the iffo1 gene encoding intermediate filament family orphan 1 isoform X2, producing MPDLQRFSFKYHSMNPLLGANTHLQQHPQQSQAPGHPDSPSALLPEAAFGAPDPASLLLGDQAAPGPDQPGHPQTSPYLHHTHSGPYQHRAAPPSQQQQHPPAAMALRNDLGSNISVLKTLNLRFRCFLAKVHELERRNKILEKQLQQALDVNKGCQSGCCENKLHTQEAGVQTGFVGTIPLRPGSLPFHNTNNSARRPTSLFPPSFATTYPPAGSENSSSTQTSGTCNPAITISQASPCVDSPGSNKTTQSCSTNPPPRFLPGTIWSYNHTRKFGPGAERLPSPGVSWMHPDGVGVQIDTITPEIRALYNVLAKVKRERDEYKRRWEEEYTMRMDLQQKIADLQEDLQESEGCQDELALRVQQLKAELVLFKGLMSNNLSELDTKIQEKAMKVDMDICRRIDITARLCDVAQQRNCEDVIQMYQVPNNQSSLSIRRKPTPLSFNGSECDESVSTSEGEVGVAKEEEHFGSSANQINEEMQRMLTQLRECEFEDDCDSLAWEETEETLLLWEDFPGCTLPPDPTHPPGEEDCLEKVINDTECLFKSREKEYQETIDQIELELATAKSDMNRHLHEYMEMCSMKRGLDVQMETCRRLITQSGDSNPVVPSEESDQRDTDRSSCSPPSSSSNGRS from the exons ATGCCAGATCTGCAGCGCTTTAGTTTTAAATACCATAGCATGAATCCTTTGTTGGGGGCCAACACGCATCTCCAGCAGCACCCCCAGCAGAGCCAGGCCCCCGGACACCCGGACTCCCCCTCCGCCCTTCTCCCCGAAGCCGCGTTCGGCGCACCGGACCCGGCCTCTCTTCTCCTGGGTGATCAGGCCGCCCCGGGGCCCGATCAGCCGGGACATCCGCAGACCTCCCCTTACCTCCACCACACCCACAGCGGCCCCTACCAGCACCGCGCAGCCCCGCCgtcgcagcagcagcagcaccccCCTGCAGCCATGGCCCTTAGGAACGACCTGGGCTCCAACATCAGCGTACTCAAGACCCTCAACCTGCGGTTCCGATGCTTTCTGGCCAAAGTGCACGAACTGGAGCGGAGGAATAAGATACtggagaagcagctgcagcaggcgcTGGATGTCAACAAGGGCTGTCAGAGTGGATGCTGTGAGAACAAGCTGCACACCCAGGAGGCCGGGGTGCAGACTGGGTTTGTAGGGACCATCCCGCTCAGGCCGGGCTCTCTTCCCTTCCACAACACCAACAACTCAGCAAGGAGGCCCACAAGCCTGTTCCCACCTTCTTTTGCAACAACCTACCCACCAGCAGGCTCTGAAAACTCCAGCTCAACCCAAACCAGTGGCACCTGTAACCCAGCCATCACCATCAGCCAGGCCTCACCGTGTGTGGACTCTCCAGGGTCAAATAAAACAACCCAAAGCTGCTCCACCAACCCTCCTCCACGGTTCCTCCCGGGGACCATCTGGTCTTACAACCACACTCGTAAGTTTGGTCCCGGGGCAGAGCGCCTGCCAAGCCCCGGGGTGTCCTGGATGCACCCGGATGGAGTCGGGGTCCAGATTGACACCATCACCCCTGAGATTCGAGCGCTCTACAACGTCCTGGCCAAGGTGAAGCGCGAGAGAGACGAGTACAAACGAAG atGGGAGGAAGAATACACAATGAGGATGGACCTGCAGCAGAAGATTGCAGATCTTCAAGAG GACCTGCAGGAGAGTGAAGGTTGTCAGGACGAGCTGGCTCTCAGGGTGCAGCAGCTGAAGGCGGAGCTGGTTCTCTTCAAAGGCCTCATGAGCAAT AATTTGTCTGAGTTGGACACCAAAATCCAGGAGAAAGCCATGAAAGTGGACATGGACATCTGCAGACGAATCGACATCACAGCTCGACTGTGTGACGTCGCGCAGCAGAGGAACTGTGAAGACGTGATCCAAATGTACCAG GTTCCAAACAACCAATCATCTCTGAGTATCCGGCGCAAGCCGACGCCCCTGTCCTTTAACGGGAGTGAATGTGACGAATCCGTCAGCACCTCTGAAGGCGAAGTGGGCGTGGCTAAAGAAGAGGAGCACTTTGGAtcttcagccaatcagatcaaCGAGGAGATGCAGAGGATGCTGACTCAGCT ACGTGAATGTGAATTTGAGGATGACTGCGATAGTCTGGCCTGGGAGGAGACTGAGGAGACTCTGCTTCTTTGGGAGGATTTCCCAGGATGCACTCTGCCTCCAGATCCGACCCATCCCCCAGGAGAG GAGGACTGTCTGGAAAAGGTGATTAATGACACAGAGTGTCTGTTCAAGTCCCGCGAGAAGGAATACCAAGAGACAATTGACCAGATTGag CTGGAATTGGCCACAGCCAAGAGCGACATGAACCGACACCTGCATGAGTACATGGAGATGTGCTCGATGAAGAGAGGCCTGGATGTTCAGATGGAGACCTGCAGGAGGCTCATCACTCAGAGTGGAGACAg TAATCCTGTCGTACCGTCAGAGGAGAGCGACCAGAGAGACACCGACAGGTCTTCATGCTCCCCGCCCTCTTCGTCGAGCAACGGGAGATCTTGA
- the LOC106699611 gene encoding uncharacterized protein LOC106699611, with protein sequence MGTVQYFMAVLLSAQLVLNSPTRLKRMADNKKCIECPAGEFQKSCYECKPCPDGYYTERSNQEPSCHPCFRDCLPKYHLKEVQSCTRTTPLKCECESGFRCIDVDPKGNCKQCEKNKPPPAVTVGKDRQTTSPQDKPCSSSRCGPPAPAPTNPKPGHTSAELAAILGPVVFIGCMALVIMFCIYQPRDETCFRQIIAKLCNEEGQNGSRKAKESTHQFPRDTAKQQTSPLSDASLGPVQVHNPGTVIFSLLSHFTGPVGPTDLNGKRAERASHEEEDERDCPVFHPTPSPSIHLSKEEGGGETEDVFFPSQEQGKDFHVSKEEAL encoded by the exons ATGGGGACTGTGCAATACTTCATGGCTGTGCTGTTATCTGCACAGTTGGTGCTCAACTCTCCCacg AGGTTGAAGAGGATGGCGGATAACAAGAAGTGTATCGAATGCCCTGCAG GTGAATTTCAGAAGTCTTGTTACGAGTGCAAACCATGTCCTGATGGATATTACACCGAAAGGAGCAACCAGGAGCCTTCGTGCCATCCATGCTTCAGAGACTGCCTACCAA AGTATCATCTGAAAGAAGTTCAGAGCTGCACCAGAACAACCCCCTTGAAATGCGAGTGTGAGTCTGGTTTCAGATGCATAGACGTGGATCCCAAAGGGAACTGcaagcagtgtgaaaaaaataaacccccACCAG CAGTGACTGTGGGCAAAGACAGACAGACTACCTCACCTCAGGATAAaccctgcagctcctccag GTGCGGTCCTCCTGCTCCGGCCCCCACTAATCCCAAACCAG GACACACAAGCGCTGAGCTGGCGGCCATTTTGGGCCCGGTGGTCTTCATAGGATGCATGGCACTTGTGATCATGTTCTGCATCTATCAGCCCCGGGATGAAACGTGTTTCCGACAAA TTATTGCAAAGCTGTGTAATGAG GAAGGGCAAAATGGCAGTCGCAAGGCAAAGGAGTCGACTCATCAGTTCCCCAGAGACACTGCGAAGCAGCAGACGTCCCCTCTTTCAGACGCCAGTCTTG gtcCAGTCCAGGTCCACAATCCAGGCACGGTCATCTTCAGCTTGCTCAGCCACTTCACCGGTCCGGTGGGGCCGACGGATCTGAACGGAAAGAGAGCGGAGAGGGCGAGCCACGAGGAAGAAGATGAGAGAGACTGTCCCGTGTTTCATCCCACGCCTTCTCCGAGTATCCACCTCTCTAAAGAAGAGGGCGGCGGTGAGACGGAGGATGTTTTCTTCCCCTCACAGGAGCAGGGGAAGGACTTCCACGTGTCGAAGGAGGAGGCGCTGTGA
- the iffo1 gene encoding intermediate filament family orphan 1 isoform X1, which produces MPDLQRFSFKYHSMNPLLGANTHLQQHPQQSQAPGHPDSPSALLPEAAFGAPDPASLLLGDQAAPGPDQPGHPQTSPYLHHTHSGPYQHRAAPPSQQQQHPPAAMALRNDLGSNISVLKTLNLRFRCFLAKVHELERRNKILEKQLQQALDVNKGCQSGCCENKLHTQEAGVQTGFVGTIPLRPGSLPFHNTNNSARRPTSLFPPSFATTYPPAGSENSSSTQTSGTCNPAITISQASPCVDSPGSNKTTQSCSTNPPPRFLPGTIWSYNHTRKFGPGAERLPSPGVSWMHPDGVGVQIDTITPEIRALYNVLAKVKRERDEYKRRWEEEYTMRMDLQQKIADLQEDLQESEGCQDELALRVQQLKAELVLFKGLMSNNLSELDTKIQEKAMKVDMDICRRIDITARLCDVAQQRNCEDVIQMYQVPNNQSSLSIRRKPTPLSFNGSECDESVSTSEGEVGVAKEEEHFGSSANQINEEMQRMLTQLRECEFEDDCDSLAWEETEETLLLWEDFPGCTLPPDPTHPPGEEEDCLEKVINDTECLFKSREKEYQETIDQIELELATAKSDMNRHLHEYMEMCSMKRGLDVQMETCRRLITQSGDSNPVVPSEESDQRDTDRSSCSPPSSSSNGRS; this is translated from the exons ATGCCAGATCTGCAGCGCTTTAGTTTTAAATACCATAGCATGAATCCTTTGTTGGGGGCCAACACGCATCTCCAGCAGCACCCCCAGCAGAGCCAGGCCCCCGGACACCCGGACTCCCCCTCCGCCCTTCTCCCCGAAGCCGCGTTCGGCGCACCGGACCCGGCCTCTCTTCTCCTGGGTGATCAGGCCGCCCCGGGGCCCGATCAGCCGGGACATCCGCAGACCTCCCCTTACCTCCACCACACCCACAGCGGCCCCTACCAGCACCGCGCAGCCCCGCCgtcgcagcagcagcagcaccccCCTGCAGCCATGGCCCTTAGGAACGACCTGGGCTCCAACATCAGCGTACTCAAGACCCTCAACCTGCGGTTCCGATGCTTTCTGGCCAAAGTGCACGAACTGGAGCGGAGGAATAAGATACtggagaagcagctgcagcaggcgcTGGATGTCAACAAGGGCTGTCAGAGTGGATGCTGTGAGAACAAGCTGCACACCCAGGAGGCCGGGGTGCAGACTGGGTTTGTAGGGACCATCCCGCTCAGGCCGGGCTCTCTTCCCTTCCACAACACCAACAACTCAGCAAGGAGGCCCACAAGCCTGTTCCCACCTTCTTTTGCAACAACCTACCCACCAGCAGGCTCTGAAAACTCCAGCTCAACCCAAACCAGTGGCACCTGTAACCCAGCCATCACCATCAGCCAGGCCTCACCGTGTGTGGACTCTCCAGGGTCAAATAAAACAACCCAAAGCTGCTCCACCAACCCTCCTCCACGGTTCCTCCCGGGGACCATCTGGTCTTACAACCACACTCGTAAGTTTGGTCCCGGGGCAGAGCGCCTGCCAAGCCCCGGGGTGTCCTGGATGCACCCGGATGGAGTCGGGGTCCAGATTGACACCATCACCCCTGAGATTCGAGCGCTCTACAACGTCCTGGCCAAGGTGAAGCGCGAGAGAGACGAGTACAAACGAAG atGGGAGGAAGAATACACAATGAGGATGGACCTGCAGCAGAAGATTGCAGATCTTCAAGAG GACCTGCAGGAGAGTGAAGGTTGTCAGGACGAGCTGGCTCTCAGGGTGCAGCAGCTGAAGGCGGAGCTGGTTCTCTTCAAAGGCCTCATGAGCAAT AATTTGTCTGAGTTGGACACCAAAATCCAGGAGAAAGCCATGAAAGTGGACATGGACATCTGCAGACGAATCGACATCACAGCTCGACTGTGTGACGTCGCGCAGCAGAGGAACTGTGAAGACGTGATCCAAATGTACCAG GTTCCAAACAACCAATCATCTCTGAGTATCCGGCGCAAGCCGACGCCCCTGTCCTTTAACGGGAGTGAATGTGACGAATCCGTCAGCACCTCTGAAGGCGAAGTGGGCGTGGCTAAAGAAGAGGAGCACTTTGGAtcttcagccaatcagatcaaCGAGGAGATGCAGAGGATGCTGACTCAGCT ACGTGAATGTGAATTTGAGGATGACTGCGATAGTCTGGCCTGGGAGGAGACTGAGGAGACTCTGCTTCTTTGGGAGGATTTCCCAGGATGCACTCTGCCTCCAGATCCGACCCATCCCCCAGGAGAG gAGGAGGACTGTCTGGAAAAGGTGATTAATGACACAGAGTGTCTGTTCAAGTCCCGCGAGAAGGAATACCAAGAGACAATTGACCAGATTGag CTGGAATTGGCCACAGCCAAGAGCGACATGAACCGACACCTGCATGAGTACATGGAGATGTGCTCGATGAAGAGAGGCCTGGATGTTCAGATGGAGACCTGCAGGAGGCTCATCACTCAGAGTGGAGACAg TAATCCTGTCGTACCGTCAGAGGAGAGCGACCAGAGAGACACCGACAGGTCTTCATGCTCCCCGCCCTCTTCGTCGAGCAACGGGAGATCTTGA
- the gapdh gene encoding glyceraldehyde-3-phosphate dehydrogenase has product MVKVGINGFGRIGRLVTRAGFTTKKVEIVAINDPFIDLEYMVYMFQYDSTHGRFKGEVKAEGDKLVIDGHKITVFHERDPTNIKWGEAGAEYVVESTGVFTTIEKASAHLKGGAKRVIISAPSADAPMFVMGVNHEKYEKSLQVVSNASCTTNCLAPLAKVINDNFGIIEGLMSTVHAITATQKTVDGPSGKLWRDGRGASQNIIPASTGAAKAVGKVIPELNGKLTGMAFRVPTPNVSVVDLTVRLEKPAKYDDIKKVVKAAAEGPMKGILGYTDHQVVSTDFNGDSHSSIFDAGAGIALNDNFVKLVSWYDNEYAYSNRVCDLMAHMASKE; this is encoded by the exons ATTTGGCCGCATCGGTCGTCTGGTGACCCGTGCTGGTTTCACCACCAAGAAGGTTGAGATTGTGGCCATCAATGACCCATTCATCGACCTGGAGTACATG GTCTACATGTTCCAGTATGATTCCACTCACGGCCGCTTCAAAGGTGAGGTCAAGGCCGAGGGAGACAAGCTGGTCATTGATGGACACAAAATCACAGTCTTCCACGA GAGGGACCCAACCAACATCAAATGGGGTGAGGCTGGTGCTGAGTACGTTGTGGAGTCCACTGGTGTGTTCACCACCATTGAAAAGGCCTCC GCTCACTTGAAGGGTGGTGCCAAGAGGGTAATCATCTCTGCCCCCAGCGCTGATGCCCCCATGTTTGTCATGGGCGTCAACCACGAGAAGTATGAAAAATCCCTCCAGGTGGTCAG CAACGCCTCTTGCACAACCAACTGCTTGGCACCACTAGCCAAAGTTATCAATGACAACTTCGGCATCATTGAGGGCCTGATG AGCACAGTCCACGCAATCACTGCCACACAGAAGACTGTGGACGGCCCCTCCGGCAAGCTGTGGCGGGATGGTCGCGGTGCCAGCCAGAACATCATCCCCGCCTCCACTGGCGCAGCCAAGGCTGTTGGCAAGGTCATCCCTGAGCTCAACGG TAAGCTGACCGGCATGGCTTTCCGTGTCCCCACTCCCAACGTGTCGGTGGTTGATCTGACCGTCCGTCTGGAGAAACCA GCCAAGTACGATGACATCAAGAAGGTTGtgaaagctgcagcagaggGTCCAATGAAGGGTATTCTGGGATACACTGATCACCAG GTCGTCTCCACAGACTTCAACGGCGATTCTCACTCCTCTATCTTTGATGCTGGCGCTGGCATCGCCCTCAATGACAACTTTGTCAAGCTCGTTTCATG GTACGACAACGAATACGCCTACAGCAACCGCGTCTGCGACCTCATGGCCCACATGGCCTCTAAGGAGTAA